The sequence below is a genomic window from Pseudomonas cannabina.
AAAACATCGGTTTTCAGTCGCATTTAGTCCTGGTCGGCCGCTCTCGATTGCAGGTCGAAGTGGGTGGATGCAGGTTCGTTTGCAGTCATTGCTGGTTCGCGGTGCCGGATAGACGCAATCAATCCCGGTCGAAAAACGCGATGTTTGCAGGTCGGGGCCATTTCGATTGCAGGTCGTTACACCTAACGAGGTGGCTTGATGCATAGGCATTTTGAAATTCCTATGCACGAGCCTTTGCCGTCTTATCCTCCTTACCGTGTGCTAAGGAGGCGCTGATTTATTCGATTTTTCGTCCCTGCAACGCTCTGGAGGCCTTGATTTATCTGGGGGCAACAGCTGGGTTTTAGAATAAATCAGCGTCTCCCTAAGTTTAAATCCCCGCGCATAAACAAGATTGAACGTGTCTATCGCATGCAGTATTTCTATGTCAGGTAGGCTGGCGGAAACTGTCAGCACCGGTTTGTCATCCGCATCTCGCACTGTAGCAGTATGGGGACTCGACTCCCGATCAATCTGAATATCATTGGGGCTACGAGATAAATAAAGTTTTTCATGTGCGTCTTCCGTGATTGCTGATTGAGTTTGGAAATTGAACAGTTTTCGCTGCGAGAAAGGTGATTCTCTATAATCGATACTTTCGCGCCGAAGATCCAAAAGCGTGTAAATATTAGCCTGTTCGTTTCAGTTTCGTGGACTCTGACCTCTGGCGCTTCCGAATCCTCTAAAAAACTGCGCCGACACCGCCAAAGGCCCCGTCGGTGCAGCTACTCACTCGTTCACATCAGCCATTCAGTTTCGGCGGTCGATGATGTAGAGCATTTTGCCTCGCTCCGAGACGGCGTAGTCTCTGGCATCCTTGCGCAGGACCGACACGCTGCCTTGGTCTTTCTGGTACGCCTCGTTGATGTCGGGGATATCGGCGATGGCGGTTTCGATTCTGGCGCGTTCGTCTTCATCGACTTCGGAGGCCTGAACGAAAACGGTCACCAGTTCCTTGCGCTCTTCGGTCACTGACAGGTGAACCTGGATTTCCAGCGATCGGCCCAGTGTCTGTTTAATCGTTTGCTGAATGATGCCCAGCCCGATGAGGTTGCCCATGAAGTTGAAGCTCATGTCCTCCCGCTGGATGTCTGTCAGGTAGAGCTTGTCGCCTTTCATCGAAAGGGTTGCGGTGTCTCCTAGGCGATACCTCAGTAGCGGCGTAAAGTTTTCTCGGGTCAGCGAGGTGATGAGGATGCTGTCGCCTTCTTTTTCGATGAAATACTTGTCGGACAGAAACTCGTATTCAGTGTGGCAAGGGCTGTTGGTGAAACCCAGAATGCCGCCCTCGGAACTGCCATACACACCGACGATGGAGACTTGTTCGCCAAAGGCTTGCCTGATGATTTTCTTCTGGAAAGTTTTCAGGCTCTCGCCGGTGAAGACAACCTTCTCGATATTGATGCGCACACCGTTATGTTGCATGGCATTGATGAACTGCAAGATAGTGGATGGCACGCCGAGCAGTACGTTGAGCTTGATCGAGTTAAGCGCTTCGAAATGGCTCTTGGTCACCAGGGTGATGTCACCTACGGACACGACGTGAGCACCGCAGTTACCGGCCATCATGGTAATCATGTTGTTCAGAGCAGAAAACAGGTTGATCGTGAACAGGTTGGCGCAGCGATCACCGGGCAGAATAAAGCCGTTGCTGCGGAAGACGTTGGAGAGGGAGCTGTCTTCATCGACTTCGCAGTCGTAGTAGTAATAACAGCGTTTGATGTTGCCGCTGGTGCCACTGGTAAAGCCGATCAGGCAGTTTCGCTCATTGCGCTCTAGACAGCGTTCAGTCTGTGCCGCGAAGCCGTCTTTGTCCATGATCGGTACGTGGGTTCTGAAGTCCTGATAAGTGAATCCTTCAAAATCGTTGTTCTGGTGGATTTTAGCGGCAGTGCTGGAAATTCTGCTCCATTCCTTTTCCATATCGTAGGCAGTCATGCGAGTCCTCTATAGTCCGTTTTTTGATTTCCTGGACATCCTGCCCACCTGACGACAGCCAAGGGTGGGCAAAACGCGGACTATGAGTTACTCCTGTGGAGGGATCGGTTCCCTATTGAATGGATCTCGATGTCCAACATCTTTTTCATGAGCAGATGCGCGAGCCAGCAGGCACAAAAGGCCACTATGGTGTTACCCAGCAACTGCCCGAGCATTACCCCGACGCTGCCAAATTTATGTGCCCCATACCACACGAACGGCATGGTTCCCAGGCTGGCGCGCAACCAGCCGAACAGTGTGACGTACGCCGGTCGCCCCATACTGAGGAAGACTGAGGTGGCAATGAATTGCAGCCCGATGAGCGTCCAGAGGGCGCCGCCCCATCGGCAGAACGCGAAGAACACGACCTGGCCTTCACCGGCGACATGAAACAAGCTGGCTAATGGCTCAGCGAGCAGAATGAGTAACAGCGAGGTCACTGAGCCGTAGCCGATCAACAATCCGTACGTCATCTTTATGGCTTGCGACACGCGAGCAGTGTTCATTGCGCCCAGGTTTTGCCCCAGTATCGGGATCAGCGCACCGGGCAAGGCGAACACGACACAAAAAGCAACCTGAATGACCCTGTCGATCACCCCGATAGTCGCCAGCGCCTGAGATCCGAACGGCGCCATCGCAGCCATTACGTAGGCCATGCCCACTGGAGTCGCCAGGTTGCCAATCACCGCTGGCAAGGCGGTTCGCCCGATATTTCTGATGTCACCTGACAGGTTCTTCAGGCTGACCCGACAGGTCAGATGGGCGACTCGGTGAACGTAGTAAAACCCCAGACAGGCCGATACCAGGCTCGATATCAGGTAGGCGATGCCGGCACCCACCAGGCCCAGATCGAACACCACAATAAGCAGCGGATCTGCGATGGCAACGGCGGCCGTCGCCGTCAGCAGGGTCCACATCGCCTGTTTGCCGAAGCCTGCACTGCGCAGGATCTGCACGCATAGCTGCTCGACAGCGACTAGCACCGAAGCCGGAAGGGTTAGCCACAGATATTCACGCGCCGCTGTAAAACTGTTGCCCTCTCCGCCTAACATGCTGATGGCCTGGTCGAGAACTATTAGCTCAAGCGCAGCGCCACAAACGGTAGCCATGCTGGCAAGCAGCACACCACTACTGGCGAGGCGTCTGGCTTGATCCGGCACGCCGCTGCCCAGGCTTCTCGAAACGATTGTCGAGACCGCCACGGCTATGCCAAGAATCATCGAAATGAGGAAGAACAGCAGGGTTTTGGCTATAGCGAACGCAGCCAACAAACTGTCGTCACGCAGCATCACGATGTAAACCACGGTCAGCACTTCGATCAGAAAGATCGACAGCATGCTGGTCGCACTGGTGCTGGTCATGAACACAAGATGCCGTAACAACGACCCAGATGTGAAGGCTGCTTTGTTAACCGCCATTGATCCTTATCTTCTCGCTGATCTCAGAAGAGCACGGCATTGCATCACTGAAGCTCTGTATGAAAAGTGGCTGAGCTCTGTGATGATGCGTTAAAACAAGCTCAGAACACTCATTTACAATCCGTAGAAACCGCTTCCTCGCCTTTTTTGCCTTGCATGAACCACACCCCCCGACTTTTCGTACAGGGGGGGTACGCCGGACAATGGCATTCGGTTAAAATGCGCTATGTTAGTTTGCTTGAAAATGAAGCAAGGCACCACCTCGATGTCCCATGAGAAAATGTCTGTGTTCTGGACAAAAGTCGGTAAATTATTTCAGCAAACCTGTCAGTCCACGGATTCAGAATGGCAAAAACGCAGGCGTGTGATTGATACCCGGTTGTTGGTCGTATTCATACTGAAGATGGTTTTAAGTAGAAACCTGCAGGGTTATGGCAGCAGCCTGGGCGCACTGTGGGAGTCGTGTGCAGACAAAGGGATCGCTCTGCCCCGTACGGATGCCGTTGCAGCATCTTCCCTGTGTGAGGCCGGGCAGAAGTTGCCAGAAGCCGTTTTCAAAACGCTCTACGACGAACTGATTTCACTGTGGCACGCTCACCGGGACACACCAACCTGGAAAGGGCATCGGGTCTTTGCCATCGACGGATCGAAAATCAATGCGCCCCGCAGTCTGCTAGGGAGGCGCTGATTTATTCGATTTTTCGTCCCTGCAACGCTCTGGAGGCCTTGATTTATCTGGGGGCAACAGCTGGGTTTTAGAATAAATCAGCGTCTCCCTAGGCTCTGTACGTAAAGTGGCTGCGCTCGGTGATGCTGCGTTAAAAACAGGCTCGGAATGCTCATTTACAACACGTAGACTCCGCTTCCTCGCCTGTTTTTGCCTTGCCTGACCTTCGCTTGCCGACTTTTCGTACACAGCCTAGAATACTGCTATAAAACGCCACGGGAGACGACACGGCATTACCTTTGCGCCATGGTGAGCGGGTTGTACAATTTGCAAGAGCAGTTGATTTTACGATTTCGAGCTGGCACTCATAAAGACGAACGCCGCTGTGTGCCGGAACATCTGGCAAAACTGGAGCGGGGATATCTGGTCATTTTCGACCGGGGTTACTTCAGCTACCAGATCCTGCATCAAGTCTTGGCCAGCGGGCAACACGCCGTATTCCGCCTGCAGCAAGGGACCACTAATTCGCAGGTGGCCGCGTTCTGGGATAGTGACCGCAAGGATGCCATCATCGACTACGTCCCGTCGCCCGCTGTGAAACATGGCCTCAAGAAGCGCGGACCCACTACTGGGTTTCAGCCACTTGCCAGCAGATTGGTGAAATGCAGGATCGAGGATGAAACCCATGTGTATGCCACAACCCTGATGAATCAGACCGGTTATCCTGCGGACTGTTTTGCGGACCTGTATCACGGGCGCTGGGGCATCGAAGAGTTGTACAAGGTCTCGAAACAGTTCATTGATGGGAAGGACTTTCATTCGCAAACAGAGCGCGGTGTAAAGCATGATATCTCCGGACACTTCCTGCTGATCAACCTTGCCCGGCTGTTTGAAACAGACACGCGCAACCGACTGCCTTGCGATGACCAGCCAGTGGAATCCAACGCCACGACCTCATGGCCACAAACCGGCAAGACGTTGAAAATCAATTTCAAGCATTGTCTGTTTGTGGTGGGACGCCACTTGGAAAATCTGGTGCTGATGCCCGGACGGACTCCTGCGAACTGGCTGGACAAGGCGATGGTGGCAGTGGCCCGAATCAGACAGCGCAAGCGCCCCAGGCGGCAGTACCCGCGGCGCTCCTTCAAGCCCCGCACGCTATGG
It includes:
- the iaaL gene encoding indoleacetate--lysine synthetase, whose product is MTAYDMEKEWSRISSTAAKIHQNNDFEGFTYQDFRTHVPIMDKDGFAAQTERCLERNERNCLIGFTSGTSGNIKRCYYYYDCEVDEDSSLSNVFRSNGFILPGDRCANLFTINLFSALNNMITMMAGNCGAHVVSVGDITLVTKSHFEALNSIKLNVLLGVPSTILQFINAMQHNGVRINIEKVVFTGESLKTFQKKIIRQAFGEQVSIVGVYGSSEGGILGFTNSPCHTEYEFLSDKYFIEKEGDSILITSLTRENFTPLLRYRLGDTATLSMKGDKLYLTDIQREDMSFNFMGNLIGLGIIQQTIKQTLGRSLEIQVHLSVTEERKELVTVFVQASEVDEDERARIETAIADIPDINEAYQKDQGSVSVLRKDARDYAVSERGKMLYIIDRRN
- a CDS encoding MATE family efflux transporter, which gives rise to MAVNKAAFTSGSLLRHLVFMTSTSATSMLSIFLIEVLTVVYIVMLRDDSLLAAFAIAKTLLFFLISMILGIAVAVSTIVSRSLGSGVPDQARRLASSGVLLASMATVCGAALELIVLDQAISMLGGEGNSFTAAREYLWLTLPASVLVAVEQLCVQILRSAGFGKQAMWTLLTATAAVAIADPLLIVVFDLGLVGAGIAYLISSLVSACLGFYYVHRVAHLTCRVSLKNLSGDIRNIGRTALPAVIGNLATPVGMAYVMAAMAPFGSQALATIGVIDRVIQVAFCVVFALPGALIPILGQNLGAMNTARVSQAIKMTYGLLIGYGSVTSLLLILLAEPLASLFHVAGEGQVVFFAFCRWGGALWTLIGLQFIATSVFLSMGRPAYVTLFGWLRASLGTMPFVWYGAHKFGSVGVMLGQLLGNTIVAFCACWLAHLLMKKMLDIEIHSIGNRSLHRSNS
- a CDS encoding transposase domain-containing protein, whose translation is MSHEKMSVFWTKVGKLFQQTCQSTDSEWQKRRRVIDTRLLVVFILKMVLSRNLQGYGSSLGALWESCADKGIALPRTDAVAASSLCEAGQKLPEAVFKTLYDELISLWHAHRDTPTWKGHRVFAIDGSKINAPRSLLGRR
- a CDS encoding transposase — protein: MYNLQEQLILRFRAGTHKDERRCVPEHLAKLERGYLVIFDRGYFSYQILHQVLASGQHAVFRLQQGTTNSQVAAFWDSDRKDAIIDYVPSPAVKHGLKKRGPTTGFQPLASRLVKCRIEDETHVYATTLMNQTGYPADCFADLYHGRWGIEELYKVSKQFIDGKDFHSQTERGVKHDISGHFLLINLARLFETDTRNRLPCDDQPVESNATTSWPQTGKTLKINFKHCLFVVGRHLENLVLMPGRTPANWLDKAMVAVARIRQRKRPRRQYPRRSFKPRTLWNSFGAPPKPLPNAIVRLTPPIRKPVRGRPARSLVLINFRGLAWFEGMVQVFWILAAAVKRCCFSFI